In Helicobacter sp. NHP19-003, the sequence TGGGGAGAGAGTGAAAAAAAAAACGACCAAACAGAGCAAACATGTCTTTGAAAAGCAAGATAAAGTAAAGTAATAAATCAAACATAGTATTTAAATCGCTTTTAAAGACTCATAGAGCGGAAGGTTATATTATGACATTTTAAAATGGCGAATTCTGAGCTTGTAAGCCTCATTAGAAGATCTGTCAAGTTCTACCAAGCCCTACATTATGTGGTGAAAAGACAGTGAACGAAAAAATAAGGTATCCCCACTTCTTCTATTTTTTCTAAGGAAGAAAGAATGGAAATTTAAAGTTTAAAAACACATATCTGCTACACGAGTGGACGCGCGCGAAAGGCATGGTCACTTCCTGCTCACTTAGCTCCTTGATTAGCTTGTATAAAATCATCCTAATTGGATGTTAATTAGTATTTTTTGTTTTTAACAAAAGTTGCAGCAAAGTTACAATAAACTATAAATAGATGGTATAGGAGGAAGTTTATTGGCGGTCAAGCAAGCTTTTAATGGGTTGACTACGCAGGAGTGGGCTATGAATTCTCGCTCGGTGTGGGGTGATGTGTCCAGTCCGCGCTCCAGGAATGCACTTGAGCATGGAGCTACTTTTCCAAAAAAACTAAGTGATAGAGTAGTTTCCCTCTATTCAAGTGTGGGTGATTTAGTGCTGGACCCGTTTCTAGGCATCGGTACTACTGCTCTAAGCGCAGTAGAATTACAAAGGAACTTCGTGGGCTTTGAATTGAGTAGTGATTTTTTTAGTATGGCTAGTTCTTCAGTCGAACAGTTTTTAGTTTCCATTGATCAAGCCAATATTAGCTGCAAGATTAAGCATGGTGATTGTTTAGATCTGATAAATTCGATAGCCGATGAAACACTCTCCTTAACATTCACATCACCGCCCTATGCAAATCTTATTCATAAGATTGTAGATGATA encodes:
- a CDS encoding site-specific DNA-methyltransferase gives rise to the protein MAVKQAFNGLTTQEWAMNSRSVWGDVSSPRSRNALEHGATFPKKLSDRVVSLYSSVGDLVLDPFLGIGTTALSAVELQRNFVGFELSSDFFSMASSSVEQFLVSIDQANISCKIKHGDCLDLINSIADETLSLTFTSPPYANLIHKIVDDRTNRHRKSAFVLNNNATTRIYSDSQKDFGNMDLAAYEEAVLALMKKIFNKTRNKGYNIWVVKDFRDVKNGVPYVDLHSIIANLGQEAGFKYHDLIVWDQNERRRLVLLGYPSVFYANQNHSFLVVLRKVS